A window of Mangifera indica cultivar Alphonso chromosome 13, CATAS_Mindica_2.1, whole genome shotgun sequence contains these coding sequences:
- the LOC123194199 gene encoding uncharacterized protein LOC123194199: protein MAKLALGSYLEATQTDCLKALVVEFITTFLFVFAGVGSTMAVDKYSDGSALVGLFAIAVTHALVVAVMISAGHISGGHLNPAVTLGLFAGGHITLFRSVLYWIDQLLASSAACFLLYYLTSGMTTPIHSLGSGVGYLQGVIWEVILTFSLLFTVYATIVDPKKGSIDGLGPTLAGFVVGANILAGGAFSGASMNPARSFGPALVSGDWTDHWVYWVGPLIGGGLAGFIYENFFIVRSHVPIPYEEDQLKMVKLTLGSHHEATQSDCIKALIVEFITTFLFVFAGVGSAMAADKFPDGSGLVGLFVVAVTHALVVAVMVCAGHISGGHLNPAVTFGLFAGGHITLFRSVLYWIDQLLASSAACFLLNYLTGGMGTPIHSLASGVGYFQGVVWEVILTFSLLFTVYATIVDPRKGSIDGLGPMLTGFVVGANILAGGTFSGASMNPARSFGPALVSGDWTDHWVYWVGPLIGGGLAGFIYENFFIIRSHVTIPYSDTNF from the exons ATGGCGAAACTCGCTTTAGGAAGTTACCTTGAAGCCACCCAGACCGATTGCCTCAAAGCCCTAGTTGTTGAGTTCATTACAACCTTTCTCTTTGTGTTCGCCGGAGTTGGATCTACCATGGCTGttg ATAAGTACTCAGACGGAAGTGCCCTCGTGGGGTTGTTTGCCATAGCCGTGACACATGCTCTTGTGGTGGCCGTGATGATATCTGCCGGCCACATCTCCGGCGGTCATCTTAACCCCGCTGTTACTCTTGGCCTCTTTGCTGGCGGCCATATCACTTTATTCCGATCCGTCCTCTATTGGATAGACCAATTGTTAGCATCTTCAGCAGCATGTTTTCTTCTCTATTATCTCACCAGTGGAATG ACTACGCCTATTCATTCACTGGGAAGTGGCGTGGGCTACCTTCAAGGCGTCATATGGGAGGTCATCCTTACATTCTCCTTGTTATTCACCGTGTACGCAACCATTGTCGACCCAAAGAAGGGTTCTATAGACGGTCTGGGTCCAACGCTCGCTGGGTTTGTAGTGGGAGCCAACATCCTGGCCGGTGGAGCATTCTCAGGCGCCTCCATGAACCCCGCCCGCTCCTTCGGTCCTGCCTTGGTCAGTGGCGACTGGACCGACCACTGGGTTTATTGGGTTGGTCCCCTCATCGGAGGCGGGCTGGCTGGGTTTATCTATGAGAATTTCTTCATCGTCAGATCCCATGTTCCTATTCCGTATGAAGAAGATCaa TTGAAAATGGTGAAACTCACTTTAGGAAGTCACCATGAAGCCACCCAGTCAGACTGCATCAAAGCCTTGATTGTTGAGTTCATTACAACCTTCCTCTTTGTGTTTGCTGGAGTTGGATCTGCCATGGCTGCTG ATAAATTCCCTGATGGGAGTGGCCTGGTAGGGTTGTTTGTTGTGGCGGTGACACATGCTCTTGTGGTGGCTGTGATGGTATGCGCTGGCCACATCTCCGGCGGTCATCTTAACCCCGCTGTTACTTTTGGCCTCTTTGCCGGCGGCCACATCACTTTATTCCGATCCGTCCTGTACTGGATAGATCAGTTATTAGCATCTTCAGCAGCATGTTTTCTTCTCAATTATCTCACTGGTGGAATG GGTACGCCAATACACTCACTTGCCAGTGGGGTGGGGTACTTTCAAGGGGTGGTATGGGAGGTCATCCTCACATTCTCTCTATTATTCACTGTCTACGCAACAATTGTGGACCCTAGGAAGGGTTCCATTGATGGTCTGGGTCCTATGCTCACTGGGTTTGTAGTGGGAGCCAACATCCTAGCTGGTGGGACGTTTTCAGGAGCCTCTATGAACCCAGCGCGATCCTTTGGCCCTGCTTTGGTCAGCGGTGACTGGACCGATCACTGGGTCTACTGGGTTGGTCCCCTTATCGGAGGTGGGCTGGCTGGGTTTATCTACGAGAATTTCTTCATCATCAGATCCCATGTTACTATTCCCTATTCGGACacaaatttctaa
- the LOC123194641 gene encoding probable lactoylglutathione lyase, chloroplastic, which yields MLTILPIVSSSSSLTIPAFLRQNPLFKFSSVCIINNSNYRYDKNISSSYNPSRRLALFQLGTAIPQSQLFDAKASRFLRADGSTIEASTSGNMAPTSTTVTEQNALEWVKNDKRKMLHVVYRVGDLEKTIKFYTECLGMKLLRKRDIPEERYTNAFLGYGPEDSHFVVELTYNYGVDKYDIGTGFGHFGIAVEDVAKTVDLVKAKGGKVTREPGPVKGGKTIIAFIEDPDGYKFELLEREPTPEPLCQVMLRVGDLDRSINFYKKAFGMELLRKRDNPEYKYTIAMMGYGPEDKNAVLELTYNYGVTDYDKGNGYAQIAIGTDDVYKTAEAIKLCGGKITREPGPLPGISTKITACLDPDGWKSVFVDNIDFQKELE from the exons ATGCTGACAATATTACCAattgtttcatcttcttcttctttaacgATTCCGGCATTTCTTCGTCAAAACCCGCTCTTCAAATTCTCTTCAGTTTGCATCATCAACAACAGCAATTACAGATATGACAAAAATATCTCTTCCTCTTATAATCCTTCTCGAAGACTTGCTCTCTTTCAACTTGGCACTG CTATCCCTCAATCACAGTTGTTTGATGCTAAAGCATCTAGATTCTTAAGAGCAGATGGAAGTACAATAGAGGCCAGCACATCTGGAAATATGGCACCAACAAGCACCACTGTCACTGAGCAAAATGCTTTAGAGTGGGTTAAAAACGACAAGAGAAAAATGCTTCATGTCGTTTACCGTGTTGGAGACTTGGAGAAGACTATAAA ATTTTACACTGAATGCTTGGGAATGAAACTTTTAAGAAAGCGTGACATACCAGAGGAGAGATATACAAATGCTTTTCTTGGATATGGGCCTGAAGATTCCCATTTTGTTGTTGAACTCACTTACA ATTATGGAGTTGATAAATATGACATTGGCACTGGGTTTGGCCATTTTGGCATTGCAGTAGAGGAT GTTGCAAAAACAGTGGATCTTGTGAAGGCAAAGGGAGGCAAAGTTACAAGGGAACCTGGTCCTGTTAAAGGTGGCAAAACAATAATTGCTTTTATTGAAGATCCAGAtggttataaatttgaacttttGGAGAGGGAGCCAACGCCTGAGCCCCTATGTCAAGTAATGCTTAGAGTGGGTGATCTTGATCGCTCTATCAATTTCTACAAGAAG GCTTTTGGCATGGAACTTCTCCGCAAAAGAGATAACCCTGAGTACAAG TACACAATTGCCATGATGGGATATGGTCCTGAAGATAAAAATGCAGTGCTGGAACTGACATATAATTATGGGGTCACAGATTACGACAAAGGAAATGGTTATGCTCAG ATTGCAATAGGTACAGATGATGTTTACAAGACTGCCGAAGCAATCAAACTGTGTGGTGGAAAGATTACTCGTGAACCTGGGCCATTGCCAGGTATCAGCACCAAGATTACTGCTTGCTTGGATCCTGATGGTTGGAAATCG GTCTTTGTTGACAATATTGATTTTCAGAAGGAGCTAGAGTGA
- the LOC123194640 gene encoding VAN3-binding protein, producing the protein MKSSTQKLENIDENGPARWLPSSGAAPETPTESMEFLARSWSLSAMELSKALSGTNIANLNPIDKSSSSSVSIQTQDAGSTAFRESPVTNEISPPISPRDSEEMKELFLLHQALHPELISNQQMLKNGLYKSLVRGRTVGRWLKDQKERKKQEIRAHNAQLHAAVSVVGVAAAIAAITASDTTLQEMATGNQKKSSRTSAAVASAAALVASHCIEIAEDMGADHEQILTVVNSAINARTNGDIMTLTAGAATALRGASILRARLQKGNGMTPFGLADEKRQESKESNIPTALKFVSSGEEILKRTRKGDLHWKQVSFNINTNLQVVAKMKSKHMAGTFTKKKKCVVSEVYCDIPRWSGREREDSSGQREYFGIKTADRIIEFECRNKGDKQMWIDGIQYMLNICANIR; encoded by the exons ATGAAAAGCTCAACGCAGAAGCTGGAAAATATAGATGAAAATGGCCCTGCTAGGTGGCTACCTTCATCAGGCGCTGCACCCGAAACTCCTACCGAGTCCATGGAGTTTCTGGCTAGATCATGGAGCCTCTCGGCCATGGAGCTCTCCAAGGCTTTGTCAGGCACAAACATTGCTAATTTGAACCCTATTGataaatcatcttcatcttctgtCAGCATTCAAACACAAGATGCAGGCTCCACAGCTTTCAGGGAATCT CCGGTAACTAATGAAATTAGTCCTCCGATTTCTCCAAGAGACAGCGAAGAAATGAAG GAATTGTTTTTACTTCATCAAGCACTCCATCCGGAACTTATTTCCAATCAACAAATGCTCAAAAATGGG CTATACAAGAGCTTAGTGCGTGGGCGAACAGTGGGAAGATGGTTGAAAGATcagaaggaaaggaaaaagCAGGAGATTCGGGCTCATAATGCCCAACTTCACGCAGCTGTATCTGTGGTAGGGGTTGCTGCCGCCATTGCAGCAATTACTGCCTCAGATACAACCTTACAGGAAATGGCAACAGGTAACCAGAAGAAATCTTCCAGAACATCAGCTGCGGTTGCATCTGCAGCAGCATTAGTGGCATCTCATTGCATTGAGATTGCAGAGGACATGGGGGCTGATCATGAGCAAATCTTAACAGTTGTCAACTCTGCAATTAACGCAAGGACTAATGGCGATATCATGACCCTAACAGCTGGAGCAGCTACAG CCTTACGAGGAGCTTCCATCTTAAGGGCAAGGCTGCAGAAGGGGAATGGGATGACACCCTTTGGTCTAGCTGATGAAAAGCGGCAAGAAAGCAAGGAATCTAACATCCCAACGGCACTTAAATTTGTATCTAGTGGGGAGGAAATTCTCAAACGTACAAGGAAAG GAGATTTACACTGGAAGCAAGTTTCTTTCAACATTAATACAAATCTGCAG GTGGTAGCTAAAATGAAAAGCAAGCACATGGCAGGAACATtcacaaaaaagaagaaat GTGTAGTCTCTGAAGTCTACTGTGACATTCCAAGATGGTCCGGAAGGGAGAGGGAAGACAGCAGCGGGCAGAGAGAATATTTTGGGATAAAAACAGCTGACAGGATAATAGAATTTGAATGCAGAAATAAAGGTGACAAACAGATGTGGATTGATGGTATCCAGTATATGCTGAATATCTGTGCCAACATAAGATAA
- the LOC123194639 gene encoding casein kinase 1-like protein 3: MERIIGEKYRLGRKIGSGSFGEIFLATHVESNEIVAVKIENNKTKHPQLLYEAKIYKHLQGGSGVPSIKWYGVDGDDNVLVLDLLGPSLEDLFVYCGRKFSLKSVLMLADQMITRIEFVHSKGFLHRDIKPDNFLMGLGRRANQVYIIDFGLAKRYRDPTTNRHIPYRENKNLTGTARYASCNTHLGIEQSRRDDLESLGYVLLYFLRGSLPWQGLKAATKKQKYDKICEKKVSTPIEVLCKSHPVEFASYFHYCHSLTFDQRPDYGFLKRLFHDLFTREGFEFDYIFDWTILKYQQTQKTKTPAQSSDLLPASRVISSRARPIDTDKLKGVNDASYSGEVMEQGGSYKLTRPHVDMHRSISHNVGSSNPVERHNTSNVPVPSTSLTMPNAFKRNFPEGQEEAANVGRAIGNRTGASSSWMPSLYRNSSAK; this comes from the exons ATGGAGAGAATCATCGGAGAGAAGTACAGGTTAGGTCGCAAAATTGGAAGCGGATCTTTTGGTGAAATATTTCTTG CCACTCATGTCGAATCCAATGAAATCGTGGCAGTTAAAATT GAAAACAACAAGACCAAACATCCACAGCTGCTATATGAAGCCAAGATATATAAGCATCTTCAAGGAGGAA GTGGTGTTCCGAGCATCAAATGGTATGGAGTAGATGGGGATGATAATGTTCTAGTTCTTGACCTGCTAGGACCAAGTCTTGAAGATCTGTTTGTCTATTGTGGGAGGAAGTTTTCACTGAAATCGGTGTTGATGTTGGCTGATCAGATG ATTACGAGGATAGAATTTGTGCATTCCAAAGGGTTTTTACATAGAGACATCAAACCAGATAACTTCCTCATGGGTCTTGGCAGGAGAGCAAATCAG GTCTATATTATTGATTTTGGACTTGCAAAAAGATATCGAGACCCCACCACAAACCGCCATATTCCTTACAG AGAGAACAAAAACTTAACGGGGACTGCTCGTTATGCAAGCTGCAATACTCATCTAGGGATTG AGCAAAGCCGACGGGATGATTTAGAGAGTCTGGGCTATGTTCTCTTGTACTTTTTACGGGGAAG CCTCCCTTGGCAAGGTCTGAAAGCAGCTACTAAAAAGCAAAAGTATGACAAAATATGTGAGAAGAAGGTATCGACCCCTATTGAG GTCCTGTGCAAGTCTCATCCTGTGGAATTCGCTTCCTACTTCCATTATTGTCACTCTTTAACATTTGACCAACGACCTGATTATGGGTTCTTGAAACGCCTGTTCCATGACTTGTTTACTCGAGAAG GATTTGAATTCGATTACATCTTTGACTGGACCATTCTGAAGTACCAGCAGACACAAAAGACAAAGACACCGGCTCAATCTTCT gaTTTGCTGCCAGCTTCTAGGGTGATTAGCAGTCGAGCAAGGCCTATTGATACTGATAAACTTAAGG GAGTCAATGATGCATCATATTCTGGTGAGGTTATGGAGCAGGGGGGATCATATAAGCTCACTCGTCCACATGTGGATATGCATAGATCAATATCTCATAATGTGGGTTCCAGTAACCCGGTTGAGAGGCAT AACACGAGCAATGTACCAGTGCCATCTACTTCATTGACCATGCCCAATGCTTTCAAAAGAAATTTCCCTGAGGGGCAAGAAGAAGCTGCAAATGTTGGTCGTGCAATCGGAAACAGAACTGGTGCTTCAAGCAGCTGGATGCCATCATTATACCGGAATTCTTCTGCTAAGTAA